A single window of Psychrobacter raelei DNA harbors:
- the groL gene encoding chaperonin GroEL (60 kDa chaperone family; promotes refolding of misfolded polypeptides especially under stressful conditions; forms two stacked rings of heptamers to form a barrel-shaped 14mer; ends can be capped by GroES; misfolded proteins enter the barrel where they are refolded when GroES binds), whose amino-acid sequence MAKDVKFGIDARKQMMDGVNVLANAVKVTLGPKGRNVVIDKSFGAPAITKDGVSVAKEIELENKFENMGAQLVREVASKTNDVAGDGTTTATVLAQAILVEGMKSVAAGMNPMDLKRGIDKAVAAAVEEIHNISTPADDSKAIAQVGSISANSDTKIGELIAEAMDKVGKKGVITVEEGSGFEDSLEVVEGMQFDRGYISPYFANKQDSLTAEFENPYILLVDKKISNIREIVPLLEQVMQQSKPLLIIAEDVENEALATLVVNNMRGGLKTCAVKAPGFGDRRKAMLQDIAILTGGTVISEEVGMSLETATIEQLGTAKKVTVGKENTVIVDGAGNKADIEARVESINRQIEESTSDYDKEKLQERVAKLSGGVAVIKVGAATETAMKEKKDRVDDALHATRAAVEEGVVPGGGVALVRALNALADLKGDNEDQNAGINILRRAMEAPLRQIVTNAGDEASVVVNEVKNGSGNYGYNAATGVYGDMLEMGILDPAKVSRSALEHAASVAGLMLTTEAMITDKPQSDDPMAGMGGAGMGGMGGMGGMM is encoded by the coding sequence ATGGCTAAAGACGTAAAATTTGGCATTGACGCTCGTAAACAAATGATGGACGGCGTTAACGTTCTAGCAAACGCTGTAAAAGTAACCCTAGGTCCTAAAGGCCGTAACGTGGTTATCGATAAATCTTTTGGCGCCCCTGCCATCACTAAAGATGGTGTTTCTGTTGCTAAAGAAATCGAACTTGAAAACAAATTTGAAAACATGGGTGCTCAGCTGGTACGTGAAGTGGCGAGCAAAACCAATGATGTGGCCGGTGATGGTACCACGACTGCAACTGTATTGGCTCAAGCTATTCTTGTTGAAGGCATGAAATCTGTTGCTGCTGGCATGAACCCAATGGATCTTAAGCGCGGTATCGATAAAGCAGTTGCTGCTGCGGTTGAAGAGATCCACAACATCTCTACCCCAGCTGATGACTCTAAAGCCATTGCTCAAGTGGGCTCTATCTCTGCTAACTCTGACACCAAAATTGGTGAGCTAATCGCTGAAGCCATGGACAAAGTGGGCAAAAAAGGCGTTATCACCGTTGAGGAAGGGTCAGGCTTTGAAGACTCATTAGAAGTGGTTGAAGGCATGCAGTTTGACCGTGGCTACATCAGCCCATACTTTGCAAACAAGCAAGACAGCCTAACTGCTGAATTTGAAAACCCATACATCCTACTTGTTGACAAAAAAATCAGCAATATCCGTGAAATCGTGCCATTACTTGAGCAAGTAATGCAGCAAAGCAAGCCACTATTAATCATCGCTGAAGATGTTGAAAACGAAGCATTGGCTACTTTAGTTGTGAACAACATGCGCGGTGGTCTAAAAACTTGTGCCGTGAAAGCCCCAGGTTTTGGCGATCGTCGTAAAGCCATGCTACAAGACATCGCTATCTTAACTGGTGGTACGGTGATTTCTGAAGAAGTGGGCATGAGCCTTGAAACAGCAACCATCGAGCAACTAGGTACCGCTAAGAAAGTAACCGTTGGTAAAGAAAACACGGTTATCGTTGATGGCGCTGGCAACAAAGCTGATATCGAAGCGCGCGTTGAGTCAATCAACCGTCAAATCGAAGAGTCAACTTCTGATTACGACAAAGAAAAACTACAAGAACGTGTGGCTAAGCTTTCAGGCGGCGTTGCTGTGATTAAAGTAGGTGCTGCTACTGAAACAGCTATGAAAGAGAAGAAAGACCGTGTTGACGATGCGCTACACGCAACTCGTGCTGCGGTAGAAGAAGGCGTGGTACCTGGCGGTGGTGTGGCTCTAGTACGTGCACTAAATGCACTTGCTGACCTAAAAGGTGACAACGAAGATCAAAACGCAGGTATCAATATTCTACGCCGTGCGATGGAAGCCCCTCTACGTCAAATCGTAACCAACGCAGGTGATGAAGCGTCTGTTGTGGTTAACGAAGTGAAAAACGGTTCTGGTAACTATGGTTACAACGCAGCAACTGGCGTCTATGGCGATATGTTAGAGATGGGTATCCTTGATCCTGCTAAAGTATCTCGCTCAGCACTAGAGCATGCTGCCTCAGTAGCCGGCTTAATGCTGACCACTGAAGCGATGATCACTGATAAGCCACAAAGTGATGACCCAATGGCAGGCATGGGCGGCGCTGGTATGGGCGGCATGGGTGGTATGGGCGGCATGATGTAA
- a CDS encoding co-chaperone GroES — protein MNIRPLHDRIVVRRVEEEQKTAGGILLPGSAQEKPSQGEILAVGNGQIRENGEVRALDVKVGDKVLFGQYAGQTVKVNGEELLIMKESDVLGVLEG, from the coding sequence ATGAATATTCGCCCTTTACATGACCGCATCGTTGTCCGCCGTGTGGAAGAAGAACAAAAAACGGCCGGCGGTATCTTATTGCCAGGTTCTGCTCAAGAAAAACCATCACAAGGTGAAATCCTTGCTGTGGGCAATGGTCAAATCCGTGAAAACGGTGAAGTACGTGCTTTAGACGTAAAAGTTGGCGATAAAGTATTGTTTGGTCAATATGCCGGCCAAACCGTAAAAGTTAACGGCGAAGAATTATTAATCATGAAAGAGTCTGACGTATTGGGCGTACTAGAAGGTTAA
- the yaaA gene encoding peroxide stress protein YaaA: MYFILSPAKSLNEKDAVSVKVGNYYSQPELIEDAQALMKILKSKEPIDLQALMSISDDLAQLNAQRNQDWAWSEDKPFTEDNAKPAGYLFDGDVYTGLDMYSADKQTVVYLNEHLGILSGLYGVLKPLDMIQPYRLEMGTKLKNKQGDNLYEFWGEHITDVINQRMKDTSEQGEDNILINLASNEYFKAVKKKSLDAAIITPRFEDEKNGKYKVISFYAKKARGLMVRYAADNKITKAEDLKQFDLAGYYYVDELSDDKTWVFRRDEASQ; this comes from the coding sequence ATGTATTTTATATTGTCTCCTGCTAAGAGCTTAAATGAAAAAGATGCAGTGTCGGTGAAAGTCGGTAATTACTATAGTCAGCCTGAGCTAATTGAAGATGCTCAAGCATTGATGAAAATCTTGAAATCAAAGGAGCCAATAGATTTACAAGCGCTTATGAGTATCTCTGATGATTTGGCACAGCTTAATGCACAGCGCAATCAAGACTGGGCGTGGAGCGAGGACAAACCGTTTACTGAAGACAATGCCAAACCAGCCGGCTACCTGTTTGATGGTGATGTCTATACCGGTCTTGATATGTATAGTGCGGATAAACAAACCGTTGTGTATTTAAATGAGCACCTAGGTATTTTGTCAGGGTTATATGGCGTTTTAAAGCCACTGGATATGATTCAGCCTTACCGTTTGGAGATGGGCACCAAGCTTAAAAATAAGCAAGGCGATAACTTATATGAGTTTTGGGGCGAGCATATTACGGATGTGATCAATCAGCGTATGAAAGACACAAGTGAGCAGGGCGAAGATAATATCCTAATTAACCTTGCCTCAAACGAATACTTTAAAGCGGTGAAGAAAAAATCACTGGATGCGGCTATCATCACCCCCCGTTTTGAAGATGAGAAAAATGGCAAATACAAAGTGATTAGCTTTTATGCCAAAAAAGCACGCGGTCTGATGGTGAGATATGCAGCTGATAATAAAATTACCAAGGCGGAAGACTTAAAGCAGTTTGATTTGGCCGGCTACTATTATGTAGATGAGCTGTCTGATGATAAAACGTGGGTGTTTAGACGCGATGAGGCCAGTCAGTAA
- the wrbA gene encoding NAD(P)H:quinone oxidoreductase produces MTNPVAPMQSTDTPYVLVLYYSQHGTTKALAYAIAQGIEDAGMTARIRTVPTVAAETVVAKPAIPDEGDLYCTLSDLKNCSGLALGSPTHFGNMAGAMKHFWDSTVTLWLAGNLQNKPACVFTSTGSMHGGQETTLLTMMMPLLHHGMMVLGLPYSNPELGRTNRGGTPYGASHVSGSAHDQPVTKDERTLAIAQGKRLAQATKALINATWS; encoded by the coding sequence ATGACAAACCCAGTAGCCCCCATGCAGTCTACGGATACCCCTTATGTGCTTGTGCTTTATTATTCTCAGCATGGCACCACCAAAGCGTTGGCCTATGCCATTGCTCAAGGGATTGAAGATGCGGGTATGACCGCGCGTATACGCACTGTGCCGACAGTCGCGGCAGAGACTGTGGTCGCCAAGCCTGCCATTCCCGATGAAGGCGATTTATACTGCACGCTATCTGACTTAAAGAACTGTTCAGGCTTAGCGTTAGGCAGCCCCACTCATTTTGGTAATATGGCAGGTGCGATGAAGCACTTCTGGGACAGCACAGTGACCTTATGGCTGGCAGGTAACCTACAGAACAAACCCGCTTGCGTGTTTACCAGTACCGGCTCCATGCATGGTGGGCAAGAGACGACTTTATTGACCATGATGATGCCGCTGCTGCATCATGGCATGATGGTATTGGGGCTACCTTATTCTAATCCGGAGCTGGGACGCACCAATCGTGGCGGCACCCCTTATGGCGCTAGTCATGTTAGCGGTAGTGCCCATGATCAGCCGGTCACCAAAGATGAGCGCACTTTGGCTATCGCTCAAGGAAAACGTTTGGCTCAAGCGACCAAAGCCCTGATCAACGCCACGTGGTCATAA
- a CDS encoding NAD(P)(+) transhydrogenase (Re/Si-specific) subunit beta translates to MNWIAAHADWFYLVGAILFVLTLRGLSSPKTAIRGNRLGMVAMAIAVITTFFLADGPVLWLIIGAMVLGALVGMWKAKTVAMTQMPETVALMHSFVGLAAVAIALATVLNSTHDHSTIARIELFIGCFIGAITFSASVFAFGKLAAKKWAKTLTGGWVKPVQLILFVAMIGCGGLYFVTDSMPAFYAMTFFAVIFGWMWIAPIGGGDMPVVVSLLNSFSGWAAAGIGFTLGNSMLIIAGSLVGSSGAILSYIMCKAMNRSLLNVLFGGMGTAAAATGSDDGAPKTYKSGSAEDAGFLMSNASDVIIVPGYGMAQGRAQNAVKELYEVLKEQGVNVRFAIHPVAGRMPGHMNVLLAEADVPYDDILEMDEINSDFPSTDVVLVIGANDVVNPSAKDDPSSPIFGMPILEASKAQTVMVIKRSMSTGYAGLDNPLFYLDKTMMIFGDAKKMVEEMVRTINGGGH, encoded by the coding sequence ATGAATTGGATTGCAGCCCATGCCGATTGGTTCTATTTAGTAGGCGCCATCTTATTTGTGCTAACCTTACGTGGCCTATCAAGCCCTAAGACCGCTATTCGTGGTAACCGTTTAGGTATGGTGGCCATGGCCATCGCTGTGATCACCACCTTCTTCTTAGCTGATGGCCCGGTACTGTGGTTAATCATCGGTGCCATGGTATTAGGCGCTTTGGTGGGGATGTGGAAAGCCAAAACTGTGGCCATGACTCAGATGCCAGAGACGGTAGCCTTGATGCACTCCTTTGTGGGTTTGGCAGCAGTGGCTATTGCCTTAGCGACGGTATTAAATAGTACTCATGATCACAGCACCATCGCCCGTATCGAGCTATTTATCGGCTGCTTTATTGGTGCCATTACTTTCTCAGCCTCTGTCTTCGCCTTTGGTAAGCTTGCCGCTAAAAAATGGGCAAAAACTTTGACCGGTGGCTGGGTCAAACCAGTTCAGCTTATCTTATTTGTGGCCATGATTGGTTGCGGCGGCCTGTATTTTGTTACGGACTCTATGCCGGCCTTCTACGCCATGACTTTTTTTGCAGTGATCTTTGGTTGGATGTGGATTGCCCCTATTGGTGGCGGTGATATGCCGGTTGTGGTCTCACTGTTAAACTCATTCTCAGGTTGGGCAGCAGCCGGTATTGGTTTTACCTTAGGTAACTCAATGCTTATTATTGCCGGCTCACTGGTGGGCTCATCAGGTGCTATTTTATCTTATATCATGTGTAAAGCCATGAACCGCTCACTGCTTAACGTCTTGTTTGGTGGCATGGGCACAGCAGCAGCGGCAACCGGTAGTGATGACGGTGCACCAAAAACTTATAAGTCAGGCTCTGCTGAAGATGCCGGCTTCTTAATGAGTAATGCCAGTGATGTTATCATCGTACCTGGCTACGGCATGGCGCAAGGCCGTGCGCAAAACGCTGTAAAAGAGTTATATGAAGTCTTAAAAGAGCAAGGCGTAAATGTTCGCTTCGCTATTCACCCTGTGGCAGGTCGTATGCCAGGTCATATGAACGTACTGCTTGCTGAAGCCGATGTGCCTTATGACGATATCTTGGAGATGGATGAAATCAACTCAGATTTTCCAAGTACCGATGTGGTATTGGTGATTGGGGCAAACGATGTGGTCAACCCTTCTGCCAAAGATGATCCTAGCTCACCTATTTTTGGTATGCCAATTTTGGAGGCATCCAAAGCACAAACAGTGATGGTTATCAAACGCTCAATGAGCACAGGCTATGCCGGCCTTGATAACCCGCTGTTCTATTTAGACAAAACCATGATGATCTTTGGTGATGCTAAGAAGATGGTAGAGGAGATGGTGCGCACTATTAATGGTGGTGGTCACTAA
- a CDS encoding DUF3108 domain-containing protein, which produces MLNTLKNINTKKLATTLGLATATAVASTVSMAASTLTPTTADYNFTAEGKYKGTATRSLTKSGNNWNYKMSAKVAGVASANQNSSFILSGNSIIPTSASTTYKLFGVGRTHKVAFSDSGKKVVSTYRGKSYNLSAPNRAFDDLSLEAQIRQDLLTGKFTGNYYMVKKDKVEKTPFKKAGNTKITVPAGTFDTVRVDRIHDDKSRSTSFWLAPSLDYLPVKVVQSDDGKKMEMELTKVR; this is translated from the coding sequence ATGCTTAACACATTAAAAAATATCAATACCAAAAAATTAGCCACTACTTTAGGTCTAGCAACTGCCACTGCGGTAGCATCTACTGTGTCTATGGCGGCAAGCACCTTAACCCCTACTACAGCAGATTACAACTTCACTGCTGAAGGTAAATACAAAGGTACTGCCACTCGCAGCCTCACCAAATCAGGTAACAACTGGAACTATAAAATGAGTGCCAAAGTGGCAGGTGTGGCATCAGCCAATCAAAATAGTAGCTTTATTTTAAGTGGTAACAGCATTATCCCAACCAGCGCCAGTACTACTTATAAGTTATTTGGTGTGGGACGTACCCACAAGGTTGCTTTTAGTGACTCAGGCAAAAAGGTCGTTAGTACTTACCGTGGCAAGTCTTACAATCTTTCTGCGCCCAATAGAGCTTTTGATGACTTAAGCTTAGAGGCTCAAATCAGACAAGATCTCTTAACGGGCAAATTCACTGGCAACTACTATATGGTCAAAAAAGATAAGGTTGAAAAAACCCCGTTTAAAAAGGCGGGCAATACCAAGATAACCGTGCCTGCAGGTACCTTTGATACGGTACGTGTCGATCGTATTCATGATGACAAGAGTCGCTCCACCAGCTTCTGGCTAGCCCCAAGCTTAGATTATCTTCCTGTCAAAGTCGTCCAAAGCGATGACGGTAAAAAAATGGAAATGGAATTAACCAAGGTGCGTTAA
- a CDS encoding proton-translocating transhydrogenase family protein: MAIFTIFVLAIFVGYYVVWGVTPALHTPLMAVTNALSSIVIVGAMLQTIHIDGSALSMTSILGAFAVFLASINIFGGFAVTERMLAMFKPKAKKTINTEPKGGDA, encoded by the coding sequence GTGGCCATATTTACAATTTTTGTTCTGGCTATCTTTGTGGGTTATTACGTGGTTTGGGGAGTTACCCCTGCCCTACATACACCGCTGATGGCCGTGACCAATGCCTTATCCAGTATCGTTATCGTTGGCGCCATGCTGCAGACCATCCATATCGATGGCAGCGCACTGTCTATGACCAGTATTTTGGGCGCTTTTGCGGTATTTTTAGCCAGTATCAATATCTTTGGCGGCTTCGCGGTGACTGAGCGTATGCTTGCTATGTTTAAACCAAAAGCTAAAAAAACCATCAACACTGAGCCAAAAGGAGGTGATGCATGA
- a CDS encoding Re/Si-specific NAD(P)(+) transhydrogenase subunit alpha codes for MIIGTIQAKQAFEGRVAITPDAVKKLTKLGHEVMIESGAGQHAYYDDTAYTNAGARVASESEVLSQSHIICVVQNLTGEQISQLSSGSIVMGMLDPYRNDQLDNYAKQGTTAFAMELLPRTLSRAQNMDVLSSQANLAGYKAVLMAANEYARPFPMFMTSAGTVKPAKVVILGVGVAGLQAIATAKRLGAVVEASDLRPAAKEQVESLGGKWLDVPMSEEEKQKAKSTGGYAWTPSEQYMKDQAAVVDKAVSNADIIITTAQIPGRNAPRLVHKTTLDKMKAGSVLIDMAASSGGNVEGTVSGETVVTENGVRIIGAANIPATLAAQSSDLYANNLVNFIATLFDKENDNALTINLEDEIQGALAVTHNGEVLLQRR; via the coding sequence ATGATAATAGGCACAATACAAGCCAAGCAGGCATTTGAAGGTCGTGTTGCCATTACGCCAGATGCGGTAAAAAAGCTTACCAAACTGGGCCACGAGGTGATGATTGAGTCGGGTGCCGGCCAGCATGCCTATTACGATGACACCGCATATACCAACGCCGGAGCCCGTGTCGCTAGCGAATCTGAAGTGCTGTCGCAATCTCATATTATTTGTGTGGTGCAAAACCTAACTGGCGAGCAAATATCTCAGCTGTCATCAGGCAGTATTGTGATGGGTATGCTTGACCCCTACCGCAATGACCAACTCGATAACTATGCCAAGCAAGGCACTACCGCTTTTGCTATGGAATTATTACCACGTACCTTATCTCGTGCTCAAAACATGGATGTACTCTCCTCACAAGCCAACCTTGCCGGCTATAAAGCTGTGCTTATGGCAGCCAATGAATACGCGCGTCCCTTCCCTATGTTTATGACCTCTGCTGGTACCGTAAAACCTGCCAAAGTGGTTATTTTAGGTGTGGGTGTGGCAGGCCTTCAAGCCATCGCTACGGCTAAACGCTTGGGCGCTGTGGTAGAAGCCAGTGACCTACGCCCTGCTGCCAAAGAGCAGGTCGAGTCCTTGGGCGGTAAGTGGCTTGATGTCCCGATGAGTGAAGAAGAAAAACAAAAGGCCAAATCAACCGGTGGCTATGCTTGGACACCCTCTGAGCAGTACATGAAAGATCAAGCGGCTGTGGTCGATAAAGCGGTATCAAATGCGGACATTATTATCACAACGGCGCAAATTCCTGGCCGTAATGCCCCGCGTCTGGTGCATAAGACTACGCTGGATAAGATGAAAGCTGGCTCCGTATTAATTGATATGGCAGCAAGCTCAGGCGGTAACGTGGAGGGTACGGTATCAGGCGAAACTGTGGTTACAGAAAACGGCGTGCGCATTATTGGTGCCGCCAATATTCCCGCCACACTTGCGGCGCAATCATCGGACTTGTACGCAAACAACTTGGTGAATTTTATTGCCACCTTATTTGACAAAGAAAATGACAATGCACTGACTATTAATCTTGAAGATGAAATTCAAGGGGCATTAGCAGTGACCCATAACGGTGAGGTGCTTTTACAACGTAGATAG